A section of the Rummeliibacillus pycnus genome encodes:
- a CDS encoding ABC transporter permease, protein MSYATLSLTLLFVLIPLILSKTLQLGLEKDTLIATIRSIIQLLAVGYILKFVFESNGIFYIFMMITLMIVAATANARKKGKKIGGITWKVAITMITVEVIVQSILLGFHIVPATAQYIIPISGMAIGNSMVLSILFLNRFQAELEAHREETELILSLGGTPKQAIHRQLIQAIKASMIPTIESQKTIGLVQLPGMMSGQIIAGADPIQAVQFQLLILFVLLTTAAISSILLGFLSYPSLFNNRMQMLKGKF, encoded by the coding sequence ATGAGTTATGCTACTCTTTCATTAACATTACTATTTGTCTTAATCCCGCTAATACTGTCCAAGACTTTACAACTTGGTTTAGAAAAAGATACGCTAATTGCTACGATTCGTTCTATCATACAGTTACTAGCGGTAGGGTATATTTTAAAATTTGTATTTGAATCGAACGGTATTTTTTACATATTTATGATGATTACATTAATGATTGTTGCTGCCACAGCTAACGCACGAAAAAAAGGCAAAAAAATTGGTGGTATCACATGGAAAGTTGCTATTACGATGATTACTGTTGAAGTTATTGTACAATCAATTTTACTTGGCTTTCATATAGTTCCAGCTACAGCACAATATATTATTCCAATTAGTGGAATGGCAATAGGTAACTCTATGGTATTATCTATACTCTTTTTGAATAGATTCCAGGCGGAATTAGAAGCTCATAGAGAGGAAACAGAACTAATACTGTCACTTGGAGGTACACCAAAACAAGCCATCCACAGACAACTTATTCAAGCCATAAAAGCAAGTATGATCCCAACAATCGAAAGTCAAAAAACGATTGGTCTTGTTCAATTACCAGGTATGATGAGCGGTCAAATTATTGCCGGTGCGGATCCAATCCAAGCTGTTCAATTCCAATTGTTAATATTATTTGTATTACTAACGACTGCTGCTATCTCTAGTATTTTATTAGGCTTTTTATCTTACCCATCTC
- a CDS encoding ABC transporter ATP-binding protein codes for MNTIYQPAIHFHNVDFEVDGQKILQQVTGSFPKGKITTLVGPSGAGKTTLLKLCNGLISPTTGEIYIDNEPITSLNPVLLRRHVGMALQSAPMIKGTVYTNLSLPKTLQGTSLSRIEAISYLEDVGLDESFLEKDALDLSGGQRQRVSIARTLVNKSDILLLDEITSALDRTSVKEVEELIIKINQKYKVTIIWITHNLEQAIKIGHYTWVMMNGQVIETGKSTLLTNPTKEIVKQFVEGGME; via the coding sequence ATGAATACAATTTACCAACCTGCTATTCATTTTCATAATGTTGATTTTGAAGTGGATGGACAGAAAATTTTACAACAAGTTACAGGTTCTTTCCCTAAAGGGAAAATCACTACACTAGTAGGTCCTTCGGGTGCTGGAAAAACGACTTTACTTAAACTATGTAATGGTTTAATCTCACCTACTACAGGGGAAATTTATATTGATAATGAACCAATTACCTCATTAAATCCAGTCTTATTACGTCGCCATGTTGGTATGGCATTACAGTCTGCACCAATGATCAAAGGCACCGTTTATACAAATTTATCTTTACCTAAGACATTACAAGGTACGTCACTATCTCGAATCGAAGCCATTTCTTACTTAGAAGACGTAGGATTAGATGAATCATTTCTTGAAAAGGACGCTTTAGACTTGTCTGGTGGCCAGCGCCAGCGTGTTTCTATCGCAAGAACACTAGTAAATAAATCAGATATTCTATTGTTAGATGAAATTACTTCTGCTCTAGATCGAACATCCGTTAAAGAGGTGGAAGAACTAATTATCAAGATTAATCAAAAATACAAAGTAACGATTATTTGGATTACTCATAATTTAGAGCAAGCTATTAAAATTGGTCACTACACTTGGGTCATGATGAACGGTCAAGTGATTGAAACGGGAAAAAGTACTCTATTAACTAATCCAACAAAAGAAATTGTGAAACAATTTGTAGAGGGGGGAATGGAATGA
- a CDS encoding methylated-DNA--[protein]-cysteine S-methyltransferase, protein MKNIYWTLFNQKEWTIIIAASDEGLSYIGTSMDELEGWYQKHYKDAVLVENQEKMLEYKKQLQEYFAGERTTFDFSLDLQGTEFQQRVWQALLQIPYGLTTSYSEIANMIHNPKAVRAVGGAIGANPILIVVPCHRIIGKNGKLTGFRSGIPLKKELLDIENVSYKE, encoded by the coding sequence ATGAAGAATATATATTGGACTTTATTCAATCAAAAAGAATGGACAATTATCATTGCAGCATCTGATGAAGGGTTAAGTTATATTGGGACATCAATGGATGAGTTGGAAGGATGGTACCAAAAGCATTATAAGGATGCGGTACTGGTAGAAAATCAAGAGAAAATGCTAGAATACAAAAAACAACTACAAGAATATTTTGCAGGAGAAAGAACTACTTTTGACTTTTCTTTAGATTTACAAGGAACTGAATTTCAACAACGAGTATGGCAAGCGTTATTACAAATTCCATATGGATTAACTACTAGTTATTCTGAAATTGCAAATATGATCCATAATCCAAAGGCTGTAAGAGCAGTTGGAGGAGCGATAGGTGCAAACCCAATTCTAATTGTTGTTCCATGTCACCGTATCATAGGTAAAAATGGAAAACTAACGGGATTTAGAAGTGGAATTCCTTTAAAAAAAGAATTGCTGGACATCGAAAACGTATCATATAAAGAATGA